In one window of Tachypleus tridentatus isolate NWPU-2018 chromosome 2, ASM421037v1, whole genome shotgun sequence DNA:
- the LOC143243950 gene encoding uncharacterized protein LOC143243950 isoform X2: MAAKADAESIKNDNAIQSRFLTSYKGNIAVQPTYEEVFTQLQSCKNKGVEEKVLLLVVLWRSLAASAQSLDGISNVFHVLYRETALIISSKQWADVNPELIQQILEVIKDCSPLVSKVVDEAGQLCEMLSIAIQNSWGMTLLQEMLKRDCDSNKIGLPPLDMLLKRIEYLIAKNQEDLALQLCQLCKNTNQNMFDCMDSLNETISGGSREHGPLQKDQEIRTAHCSCHQGVHLIRQARESCESDAVSLAETLTHTFLVRDLVVPSNYCCTKDLMSLWCSLQVEQNRDIDEVCAAAQLLLVEYASTSAHFYLFVDVLWEEYGQLMLPLYLEFYVRGLTVDLNFLEEARYEGAADRILELEAHVANIYSKLGTLFEKKQDEISLECILSAFSIDPTWERLNLLQEVMQRIAKRATKSQCDGNVVSEAFLEGLLARVQDVVISNDECVKTDCMCDERCSTLSEEPEVLAHLCRDGRPQYVYHLPHPVLDVHIQGVPYSLLKDFVMVLECMRCQLLKRGSSCEEMKQVCEEYLATTSALKTIMQHSHTYESADSETDSASEEEINGKDAEAMQQNTICNKHNDSTCIPLSTIHNENSKELAISSNSVDCKLSLPVKKGIKKLRKAKKDLREGSVKKLKTLKKAHIKRDKTEVDHELKKKRRKKKRKTKKEKDRDGSGETGLEKVRCKKRKFKKKDKIRSQILECAASLGLTSSSNSLEGDLSSLINQCVDILLSRLDGNATVVEKNHMLPSVSYGLSCEKNSKITLVSQLLSSGSVEDSETERIAQQLLQIEKKKRKIERNQKVKKLKFLERVHKRKVVENKNTRFKKVKYRKQEKKLGKKMIRSNIKAYLHQKSDSSESPTASKKEKDVSEINTNCAITLFTPTSSRQTFAPSDPTKKSLILSPARKSSKTEDKPTRGRPMEAQFSLNQPILCSKLRDCMFFGGMAGSKDLVSTITTTVCKTRPSTTPILPNNVKPDSAIVSASHSCISSPIPAFSTTEAPAIISNKDSIQNPPPALTVSPVLNIRTMNKVLPSHELESQTDATISVSVSAAEKLNISHQHLEEISQHVPAVATLTLPGWRGGAGGQNGGGRVLTGRLVIPVNNMSNNNVITKENFLMQHPAVMSAGSGNPATVAIPSVIIVRGAPPKPENKVSTKENLCQNVDFQKGQKKKRIWTPVRNRPGSLEYRKVPGQRKFSVGSNQKITSLGSKSRMTFTGVPVCIQAVNGGQSSTTFTSGPSQVVSSLVRVDNNQKIMSLVSTPGVTIASVPICIQGGGGSLASTSIAAGQSHIMSSVSGTTQNTVSQTSCLHAKEANQSSSSNQYLAVRTTGNSISVFVPSVTVVTTTTTTTTTSSLKPTGMSTQTLTTAFIATASGSNQNVSDRCLRTGVNSLFPPNSPVLIGLPGLAQPVASGQPHLQQGSQSLSFVAVQTVSVPNKAKKPPPSRKLKSKKEMGKHPESNSKSKLQSKTSQVPSESSLGSRYSIDSVKRSDSQFVPSQYSQRSLSTQFSAANVSGIQSAGVSGKCTPQLKVSAASNKSCQQNSTETSSRSLSSISDAVRVSLMMMDENSGGSDGQIVQNYAQYNMNYADKEVIPLTSSSTFPGSLVVHPPTPSVVEGPPLSFVTSASNVDSQKFELPTQSLSLYSNTSWVPQAEDVEIKPQTKSQRKKTLCSENQSGESKKKRKKVISTSHTGSDRKSPEELKKFWCLSCSRSFFSAYNLRRHQKNVHKIDVPSPQGLGLETSISSDAVAMDIPFVSRSQNQIRSEMSYVHQRTGEGNQNPSHLLLPENIDYHSSTIIHPQPVVTQVQGSFQYLNSQKFLPTNPSFVGQPGVYPVPLNSIHRDVNSQFVSPIMQSQAQVNANQYCMSDPVGLPTSTISQSVLPADSETLVTKEYSSLQPLPPCDTDFSDVNQMLHNTEKWEPLQPISVSLTSEMGILLSPPEIPVSYGAPQVLGCTDLGGGSLMSQDLPAVATSVVTECVCNSSSDCMKNESVSSNVFSKQSQGGNSKDTAINFTVKPLDKVNQEPTTVRSELSDCILCVSDCRENLFLDNQKHLKDNTKETLRSQKLEEREISLFGCQKNLAANEENVTIDNCKSLDHGQAAVSVRDQVMDNFDNNNSVKQHITNIGENTAWDNLQDLNTSKKNICGSQKKANEERNGRSFIIPVKQQESEQKGSCTELKGCSPKHIIYGTDEHLGSHSSPCSIVKSTRARRRVQRYRNQEMFSEVVHSVSSASGLSKVLQSDTKVVRYNISKNVDNETSSQMAESFPEESCVIKNVHLIGKKQAEKCSLSSLNRVTYDKPQSNKTAPGLEISESTKDKISGSDEKNTNKMELSFLRCRSQETIINDIPSGFRRESVKDTSQAKNILRYRSQEDVPYYEKSFTSVEDLECKTSTLRDTDDDPLTCDTGSNSLQDKVVGTREKHLSKHKRETSMINPSVMLSKDILLEKSILRNNVQETVIKDDSSSYPMRSLDKDSKFQKHVPRWRSLENVSDTGLRKRVTNSTQPQRRLLKKKIQETVDSIFEGAQDKAPIEKSEFKNSQLTSNKVIIKKEDCDMSKTSVTKEADFAKQSLPENYSGISSNSSIFGNSEKIPETEDMSRLNSRASRWSIRCLQPSGRSTDSSLSCKEEANQSDKNEEKCKPMEDGIRGRTRSRDTSKRALRRSCPCCENSTRSSFSKRCRTAASNGGSQMRNSKRMLSKNTLQRKTRSSVQSGVSTRSSRPKTRSLAYS; the protein is encoded by the exons GACTTAATGAGCCTGTGGTGCAGTCTACAAGTGGAACAGAACAGAGATATTGATGAGGTTTGTGCAGCAGCACAGTTACTCCTTGTTGAATATGCCTCAACCAGcgcacatttttatttgtttgttgatgtACTGTGGGAAGAG TATGGACAGTTAATGTTACCATTATACCTCGAGTTCTATGTGCGAGGATTGACAGTAGATTTAAACTTTCTTGAAGAAGCCAGATATGAGGGGGCTGCAGATAGGATATTGGAACTGGAAGCTCATGTGGCCAACATATATAGCAAACTAGGTACtctttttgaaaaaaaacaagatgAGATTTCACTGGAATGTATTTTAAGTGCCTTCAGTATTGACCCGACATGGGAGAGGCTAAATTTGTTGCAAGAAGTGATGCAGCGAATAGCAAAAAGAGCTACAAAATCACAGTGTGATGGAAATGTTGTCTCTGAAGCATTCCTTGAAGGGTTACTAGCTCGAGTTCAGGATGTTGTTATCAGTAACGATGAATGTGTAAAAACTGACTGTATGTGTGATGAGAGGTGTTCTACTCTTTCAGAAGAACCAGAAGTTTTAGCTCATTTGTGTCGAGATGGAAGACCTCAATATGTGTACCACTTACCACATCCTGTATTAGATGTACATATTCAGGGTGTGCCATATTCTCTTCTAAAAGACTTTGTGATGGTGCTAGAGTGTATGAGATGTCAGTTATTAAAACGTGGCAGTTCTTGTGAAGAAATGAAACAAGTTTGTGAAGAGTATCTTGCTACCACATCTGCCCTTAAGACCATAATGCAGCACAGTCACACATATGAAAGTGCAGATAGTGAAACAGATTCAGCATCAGAGGaagaaataaatggaaaagatgCTGAAGCTATGCAGCAAAACACTATATGCAATAAACACAATGATTCTACTTGTATTCCTTTATCAACTATACATAATGAAAACAGTAAAGAACTTGCTATATCCAGTAATTCAGTTGACTGTAAACTTTCGTTGCCAGTGAAGAAAGGTATTAAAAAACTTCGAAAAGCCAAAAAAGATTTAAGAGAAGGATCTGTGAAGAAGCTGAAGACTTTAAAGAAAGCTCATATCAAAAGGGATAAAACTGAAGTTGACCATGAGCTGAAAAAGAAgaggagaaagaaaaaaagaaaaactaaaaaagaaaaagataggGATGGTTCTGGTGAAACAGGACTTGAAAAAGTTAGATGTAAAAAACGaaagtttaaaaagaaagataaaattagaAGTCAAATTTTAGAATGTGCAGCATCCCTAGGGCTCACATCAAGTTCAAATAGCTTGGAAGGTGATTTATCGTCCTTAATTAACCAATGTGTGGATATCTTATTGTCACGATTAGATGGTAATGCTACTGTTGTTGAGAAAAACCACATGCTTCCCTCAGTGTCATATGGTTTAAGCTGTgagaaaaattctaaaattacaCTTGTATCGCAACTACTGTCTTCGGGGTCTGTTGAGGATTCTGAAACAGAAAGAATTGCCCAGCAGCTCCTTCAAATTGAGAAAAAGAAGAGAAAGATAGAAAGAAACCAGAAAGTAAAGAAATTGAAGTTTTTGGAGAGGGTTCACAAACGGAAAgttgtagaaaataaaaacacaaggttCAAAAAAGTAAAGtatagaaaacaagaaaaaaagctGGGAAAGAAAATGATTAGAAGTAACATTAAAGCATATCTTCATCAGAAATCTGACTCTTCTGAATCCCCCACTGCATCTAAGAAGGAAAAAGAtgtaagtgaaataaatacaaactgtgcTATTACCCTGTTTACTCCAACATCTTCAAGACAGACTTTTGCACCTTCTGATCCTACCAAGAAAAGTCTTATTTTATCACCAGCTAGAAAATCATCAAAGACAGAAGACAAGCCTACACGTGGAAGGCCAATGGAAGCCCAGTTTTCATTAAACCAGCCAATTTTGTGTAGTAAATTGAGAGACTGCATGTTTTTTGGAGGAATGGCTGGATCAAAGGATTTGGTATCTACCATCACTACAACGGTTTGTAAAACAAGGCCAAGCACAACTCCCATATTACCAAATAATGTAAAACCTGACTCTGCAATTGTTTCTGCATCTCACTCTTGCATTTCTTCTCCCATACCAGCATTTTCAACAACAGAAGCTCCTGCTATTATAAGCAATAAGGATTCCATTCAAAATCCTCCTCCTGCACTTACAGTATCCCCTGTTTTAAACATCAGGACCATGAATAAAGTACTTCCATCCCATGAATTGGAGTCCCAAACTGATGCAACCATTTCAGTTTCAGTGAGTGCagcagaaaaattaaatatatcgcATCAGCACCTGGAAGAGATCAGTCAACATGTGCCTGCTGTGGCAACTTTAACTTTACCTGGTTGGAGAGGAGGTGCAGGAGGCCAGAATGGTGGAGGAAGAGTGCTTACTGGAAGATTAGTGATACCTGTAAATAATATGAGCAACAACAATGTCATCACAAAAGAAAATTTCCTGATGCAACACCCAGCAGTTATGTCAGCAGGATCTGGGAACCCAGCAACTGTAGCCATACCAAGTGTTATTATTGTCAGAGGTGCTCCTCCAAAACCTGAGAACAAGGTTTCTACTAAAGAAAACTTGTGTCAAAATGTAGACTTTCAAAAAGGGCAGAAAAAGAAACGAATTTGGACACCTGTAAGAAATCGCCCAGGATCTCTAGAGTATCGTAAAGTCCCAGGCCAGCGAAAATTTAGTGTTGGTAGTAACCAGAAAATTACAAGTCTGGGGTCTAAATCTCGAATGACTTTTACAGGTGTTCCTGTATGTATTCAAGCTGTTAATGGAGGCCAGTCATCTACAACTTTTACTTCAGGACCATCCCAGGTGGTCAGTTCTTTGGTAAGGGTAGACAATAACCAAAAGATAATGAGTTTAGTATCCACACCTGGAGTGACCATTGCATCAGTACCTATTTGCATTCAGGGTGGTGGAGGAAGCCTAGCTTCTACCAGTATTGCTGCAGGTCAGTCCCACATAATGAGTTCTGTATCAGGTACAACCCAAAATACTGTGTCACAAACATCATGCCTACATGCTAAAGAAGCAAACCAGTCCAGTAGTTCAAATCAGTATCTTGCAGTTAGGACCACAGGAaattcaatatctgtttttgtccCTTCTGTCACAGTTGTGACCACTACTACCACCACCACAACTACATCATCTTTAAAACCAACAGGGATGAGCACACAAACATTGACAACAGCATTTATTGCAACTGCTAGTGGTTCTAATCAAAATGTTTCTGACAGATGTTTAAGAACAGGAGTTAATAGCTTGTTCCCACCTAACTCTCCTGTACTTATTGGTCTTCCTGGTTTGGCTCAACCTGTAGCAAGTGGTCAGCCGCATCTTCAGCAGGGTTCTCAGTCTTTGTCTTTTGTTGCTGTCCAGACTGTAAGCGTTCCCAACAAAGCTAAGAAGCCCCCTCCATCTAGGAAATTAAAGTCAAAGAAAGAAATGGGTAAGCATCCAGAATCTAATTCAAAGTCTAAACTGCAAAGTAAGACATCTCAGGTTCCAAGTGAAAGTTCCTTAGGTAGTAGATATTCTATTGACTCTGTAAAGAGATCCGACTCTCAGTTTGTACCTTCCCAGTACTCTCAGAGGAGCTTAAGTACTCAGTTTTCTGCTGCAAATGTGAGTGGTATCCAGTCTGCAGGTGTTTCAGGAAAGTGCACACCTCAATTGAAAGTCTCAGCTGCATCAAACAAGTCTTGTCAACAGAACAGCACTGAGACTTCGTCACGTTCTCTGTCATCCATTAGCGATGCTGTACGAGTAAGTCTTATGATGATGGATGAAAACTCTGGAGGATCTGATGGACAG ATTGTTCAGAATTATGCTCAGTACAACATGAACTATGCAGACAAAGAAGTAATTCCTCTCACATCATCATCTACTTTTCCTGGGAGTTTGGTAGTTCATCCACCAACACCTTCTGTTGTTGAGGGTCCACCTTTGTCTTTTGTGACAAGTGCTTCTAATGTGGACAGCCAGAAGTTTGAATTACCCACCCAGTCTCTCTCTCTTTATTCAAATACATCATGGGTACCTCAAGCAGAAGATGTAGAAATCAAACCACAGACTAAATCTCAACGTAAGAAAACTCTGTGTTCCGAAAATCAGTCTGGTGAGAGTAAGAAGAAGCGGAAAAAAGTTATCTCCACTTCACATACTGGCTCTGACAGAAAATCACCTGAAGAACTGAAAAAATTTTGGTGTCTCTCCTGCAGTAGAAGTTTCTTTTCAGCATACAACTTAAGAAGACATCAGAAAAATGTTCACAAGATAGATGTTCCTTCTCCTCAAGGATTAGGTTTGGAGACTTCAATTTCTTCTGATGCAGTTGCAATGGATATACCATTTGTTTCTCGGTCACAGAATCAAATTAGAAGTGAAATGTCCTATGTTCATCAGAGAACTGGTGAGGGAAATCAAAATCCTTCTCATTTACTTCTTCCAGAAAATATTGATTATCATTCTTCTACAATTATTCACCCACAACCTGTTGTAACCCAAGTACAGGGATCTTTCCAATACTTAAACAGTCAGAAATTCTTACCAACTAACCCATCATTTGTTGGTCAGCCAGGTGTTTATCCTGTGCCATTAAACTCTATTCACAGAGATGTGAATTCTCAGTTTGTATCCCCCATAATGCAGTCTCAGGCTCAAGTAAATGCAAATCAGTACTGTATGAGTGATCCTGTAGGGCTTCCTACAAGTACAATCTCCCAGTCAGTACTTCCTGCTGATTCTGAGACCCTAGTTACAAAAGAATATTCTTCACTTCAGCCTTTACCACCATGTGATACAGATTTCAGTGATGTGAATCAAATGCTTCATAATACTGAAAAATGGGAACCTCTTCAACCTATATCTGTAAGCCTTACATCAGAGATGGGAATATTGTTATCTCCCCCAGAAATACCTGTTTCTTATGGTGCACCTCAGGTGCTTGGATGCACTGATCTTGGTGGAGGTTCTTTGATGTCCCAGGATCTACCAGCTGTTGCCACATCAGTGGTAACAGAGTGTGTTTGTAACAGTTCTAGTGACTGTATGAAAAATGAAAGTGTTTCATCTAAtgttttttcaaaacaaagtCAAGGAGGAAACTCCAAAGATACTGCTATAAATTTTACTGTAAAGCCCTTGGACAAAGTTAATCAGGAACCAACTACCGTAAGATCTGAATTATCAGATTGTATCCTGTGTGTTTCAGATTGTAGAGAAAATTTATTTCTTgataatcaaaaacatttaaaagataataCAAAAGAAACTTTAAGGAGTCAAAAGCTAGAAGAAAGAGAAATTTCTTTATTTGGTTGTCAGAAGAATTTAGCTGCTAATGAAGAAAATGTTACAATTGATAATTGTAAAAGCTTAGACCATGGACAGGCAGCAGTATCTGTTAGGGATCAAGTCATGGAcaattttgataataataattctgtaaaacAGCACATCACAAATATTGGTGAAAATACTGCTTGGGATAATTTACAAGActtaaatacaagtaaaaaaaatatctgtGGCAGTCAGAAGAAGGCGAATGAAGAGAGAAATGGCAGATCGTTTATAATTCCTGTTAAGCAGCAAGAATCAGAACAGAAAGGTAGCTGCACTGAGCTAAAAGGATGTTCAccaaaacatattatttatggAACAGATGAACATTTGGGATCTCATTCTTCACCTTGTAGTATAGTTAAAAGTACACGAGCTAGAAGACGGGTGCAGAGATATAGAAATCAGGAGATGTTTTCAGAAGTTGTACATTCCGTTAGTTCAGCCAGTGGGCTTAGTAAAGTTCTCCAATCTGATACAAAAGTTGTAAGATACAACATTAGTAaaaatgtagataatgaaacttCATCCCAGATGGCTGAAAGTTTTCCAGAAGAATCGTGTgtcataaaaaatgttcatttgatTGGTAAGAAGCAAGCAGAGAAGTGTAGTTTATCCAGTTTAAATAGAGTTACATATGATAAACCACAATCCAACAAAACTGCTCCAGGACTTGAAATTTCAGAAAGTACAAAAGATAAAATTTCTGGTTCAGATGaaaaaaacaccaataaaatGGAACTCAGTTTCCTCAGATGCAGAAGTCAGGAAACCATAATAAATGATATTCCGTCTGGTTTCAGAAGAGAGTCAGTTAAAGATACAAGtcaagcaaaaaatattttaagatacagGAGTCAAGAAGATGTTCCATATTATGAAAAATCTTTTACTTCAGTGGAAGATTTGGAATGTAAAACAAGCACTTTAAGAGACACAGATGATGATCCCCTTACATGTGACACAGGTTCTAACTCCCTACAGGATAAAGTTGTAGGTACTCGTGAAAAACATCTTTCAAAACATAAAAGAGAAACATCTATGATAAATCCATCTGTAATGTTATCTAAAGACATACTATTGGAAAAAAGTATTCTTAGAAATAATGTTCAAGAAACTGTAATTAAAGATGACAGCAGTTCTTACCCTATGAGAAGTCTAGATAAAGATTCAAAGTTTCAAAAACATGTGCCAAGATGGCGAAGTTTAGAAAatgtgtctgatactggtttaaGAAAACGTGTTACTAACTCTACTCAACCTCAGAGAAgacttttgaagaaaaaaattcaagaaaCTGTTGATAGCATATTTGAAGGTGCACAAGATAAAGCACCAATAGAAAAGAGTGAATTCAAAAATAGCCAATTGACCTCAAACAAAGTGATTATCAAAAAGGAGGACTGTGATATGTCCAAGACTTCAGTTACAAAAGAAGCTGATTTTGCAAAACAGTCATTACCAGAAAATTATTCTGGAATTTCATCTAACTCTTCCATATTTGGAAACTCTGAAAAGATTCCAGAAACTGAAGATATGTCTAGGCTGAACTCTCGTGCAAGCCGCTGGAGCATTAGATGTCTTCAACCTTCTGGAAGATCAACTGACAGCAGTTTATCTTGTAAAGAGGAAGCAAACCAAAGTGATAAAAATGAGGAAAAGTGCAAGCCCATGGAAGATGGCATCAGGGGTCGAACGCGTTCGAGAGATACCTCAAAGAGGGCATTGAGGCGTAGTTGCCCTTGTTGTGAAAACTCCACAAGATCTTCATTTTCCAAAAGGTGCCGAACAGCTGCCAGTAATGGAGGCTCTCAGATGCGGAATTCAAAACGTATGTTATCAAAAAATACTTTACAGAGAAAGACTCGAAGCTCAGTCCAGAGTGGTGTTAGCACAAGGTCTTCTAGGCCAAAAACTCGTTCTTTAGCCTACTCATGA